One part of the Haliaeetus albicilla chromosome 27, bHalAlb1.1, whole genome shotgun sequence genome encodes these proteins:
- the FNIP1 gene encoding folliculin-interacting protein 1 isoform X1, translating to MPPTLFQKLFNKKHGLISPARDARDDCVFSWPLPEFDPSQIRLIVYQDCERRGRNVLFDSSAKRKIEDVSVSKLCSDAQVRVFGKCCQLKPGGDSSSSLDSSINSSSSFSDPKEQCPKYQGSRCSSDANMLGEMMFGSVAMSYKGSTLKIHQIRSPPQLMLSKVFTARTGSSIYGSLNTLQDSLEFINQDSNTLKPDHSTIMNGLLGNIGLSQLCSPRRAFSEQGPLRLIRSASFFAVHSNPMDMPGREQNEDRDSGIARSASLSSLLITPFPSPGSSFNKSCASSYQRRWRRSQTTSLENGVFPRWSMDESFNLSDDSSGPSPGIVRKKKIAIGVIFSLSRDEDENNKFNEFFFSHFPLFESHMNKLKSAIEQAMKMSRRSADASQRSLAYNRIVDALNEFRTTICNLYTMPRIGEPVWLTMMSGTPEKNQLCHRFMKEFTFLMENASKNQFLPALLTAVLTNHLAWVPTVMPNGQPPIRIFLEKHSSQSVDMLAKTHPYNPLWAQLGDLYGAIGSPVRLAKTVVVGKRHDLVQRLLYFLTYFIRCSELQETHLLENGEDEAIVMPGTVITTTLEKGEVEESEYVLVTMHKNRGNLLPTESEEMRTPSCNCKYCKCPISLAQNIEGVSQQEREDAQNTPKVELESSSDENRTIVPDDCQEDVVDAKQPRPCLDTKLETVVCTGSASPEKRVVTESGLEPTGNMWRSEESLESGNQAVSVTRSPGIAVEKKPPDKLFCDAFPCSAAEAQTKVTFLIGDSMSPDSDIELRSQAVVEQIARHHSPPATEEGVSADQNCEAKQTVEDQNRDCGTAEPFPQVASEHQSWNPNPYNAESMSLFDEYFTDDSSIETRTIDDIPGQAATDLLAHNSSLEFSKKLCTKTSKPPSEFCKFMDSVRQETYKNCFNEQDQREKISIRVPHGDRENVEKKVAPGIDWDIPRNESSDSALGDSESEDTGHDLTRPSSNYYGAEQEDWAEEYEIPFPGSKLVEVNSVQPSIANFGRSLLGGYCSSYVPDFVLQGIGSDEKLRHCLVSDLSHAVQHPVLDEPIAEAVCIIADTDKWTVQVASSQRRMIDNKLGKEVLVSSLVSNLLHSTLQLYKHNLSPNFCVMHLEDRLQELYFKSKMLSEYLKGQMRVHVKELGVVLGIESSDLPLLAAVASTHSPYVAQILL from the exons ctgGCCTTTGCCGGAATTTGACCCAAGTCAGATCCGACTGATTGTGTATCAGGACTGCGAAAGAAGAGGACGGAATGTCTTATTTGACTCCagtgctaaaagaaaaatagaggaTGTTTCGGTGTCG aaacTCTGCAGTGATGCTCAGGTGAGAGTTTTTGGGAAATGTTGCCAACTGAAGCCCGGAGGAGACAGCTCTTCTTCGTTGGATAGTTCAATCAATTCATCCTCCTCATTCTCTGATCCAAAAGAACAATGCCCAAAATACCAG ggttCTCGGTGCTCCTCAGATGCTAACATGCTTGGAGAGATGATGTTTGGCTCTGTGGCGATGAGCTACAAGGGCTCCACATTGAAAATTCACCAGATCcg CTCACCTCCTCAGCTCATGCTCAGCAAGGTTTTCACAGCTCGCACTGGAAGTAGCATCTACGGAAGCCTGAATAC GTTGCAGGACAGTCTTGAGTTCATTAATCAAGACAGCAATACATTAAAGCCTGACCACAGTACAATTATGAATGGACTTCTTGGGAATATAG GTCTTTCACAGCTTTGCAGCCCTAGGCGGGCATTCTCAGAGCAAGGTCCGCTCCGCCTGATCCGGAGCGCCTCTTTCTTTGCAG TTCATAGCAACCCTATGGATATGCCTGGGAGGGAGCAGAATGAGGACAGAGACAGCGGTATAGCAAGATCTG CATCTCTTAGCAGTCTGCTCATCACTCCGTTTCCATCTCCGGGCTCTTCATTTAACAAAAGCTGTGCTAGCAGTTACCAGCGGCGTTGGCGTCGCAGTCAGACTACCAGCTTGGAGAATGGGGTCTTCCCTCGATG GTCCATGGATGAAAGCTTTAACTTGTCAGATGACAGCTCTGGTCCTAGCCCAGGAATtgttaggaagaaaaagatagCAATTGGAGTTATTTTTTCACTCTcgagagatgaagatgaaaacAACAAATTTAATGAGTTCTTCTTCTCACACTTTCCTCTTTTTGAGAGTCACATGAACAAACTGAAGAGTGCAATAGAACAG GCTATGAAAATGAGTCGTAGATCAGCTGATGCCAGTCAGCGGAGTTTGGCATATAACAGAATTGTTGATGCCCTTAATGAATTCAG aaCGACTATTTGCAATCTCTACACGATGCCACGGATTGGGGAGCCTGTCTGGCTTACTATGATGTCAGGGACACCAGAAAAGAACCAGCTTTGCCATCGCTTCATGAAGGAATTCACATTCTTGATGGAAAATGCTTCTAAAAACCA GTTTTTACCAGCTTTACTGACTGCAGTCCTGACTAACCACTTGGCCTGGGTCCCTACCGTCATGCCGAATGGCCAGCCGCCTATACGAATCTTCCTAGAAAAGCATTCTTCCCAGAGCGTGGACATGCTGGCCAAAACTCATCCATACAACCCGCTGTGGGCACAGCTCG GTGACCTCTATGGGGCTATTGGATCGCCTGTGAGATTAGCAAAAACAGTTGTGGTTGGCAAAAGGCATGACCTGGTACAGAGATTGCTTTATTTCCTTACTTACTTCATCAGATGCTCTGAACTTCAAGAGACGCATCTTTTAGAAAATGGGGAAGATGAAGCCATTGTCATGCCTGGAACTGTTATAACTACCACGCTGGAGAAAGGAGAAGTAGAAGAATCTGAGTATGTGCTTGTCACAATGCACAAGAACAGGGGCAACTTGCTGCCGACGGAATCTGAAGAAATGAGAACCCCTAGCTGTAACTGTAAATATTGCAAATGTCCGATTTCCCTTGCACAAAACATAGAAGGTGTTTCACAGCAAGAGAGAGAAGATGCACAAAACACTCCTAAGGTAGAGCTGGAATCCTCTTCAGATGAGAACAGAACTATTGTTCCTGATGATTGCCAGGAAGATGTTGTTGATGCTAAGCAACCGAGACCCTGCCTGGACACAAAACTAGAGACCGTGGTGTGCACAGGGTCAGCCTCACCAGAAAAACGTGTAGTGACGGAATCTGGTTTGGAGCCAACAGGAAACATGTGGAGGAGTGAAGAGTCACTGGAATCGGGCAACCAGGCGGTCAGTGTAACAAGGTCACCCGGTATAGCTGTGGAAAAGAAGCCGCCAGATAAGCTCTTCTGCGATGCGTTTCCTTGCAGTGCTGCCGAAGCTCAGACAAAGGTGACTTTCCTCATCGGAGATTCCATGTCACCCGATTCAGACATCGAACTCAGAAGTCAGGCAGTAGTGGAACAAATTGCTAGGCATCACAGCCCACCAGCAACGGAGGAAGGAGTGTCTGCTGATCAGAACTGTGAAGCTAAACAAACTGTTGAGGACCAAAATAGAGACTGTGGGACAGCTGAACCCTTTCCTCAAGTTGCTAGTGAGCATCAGAGCTGGAATCCAAATCCATACAATGCTGAGAGCATGAGTCTGTTTGATGAATATTTTACTGATGACAGTTCAATTGAAACCCGGACTATTGATGATATTCCAGGGCAAGCAGCTACAGACCTTCTTGCTCACAACAGTAGTTTAGAGTTTTCTAAAAAGCTGTGTACAAAGACTAGCAAACCACCTAGCGAGTTTTGTAAATTTATGGACTCTGTTCGACAAGAGACCTACAAAAACTGCTTTAATGAGCAGGACCAAAGAGAGAAAATCTCTATTCGCGTCCCCCATGGGGACAGAGAAAATGTAGAGAAAAAAGTCGCCCCGGGAATTGATTGGGACATTCCAAGAAATGAGAGTTCAGATAGTGCCCTGGGTGACAGCGAAAGTGAGGATACAGGTCATGATCTAACTAGACCAAGCAGTAACTATTATGGAGCAGAGCAAGAAGATTGGGCAGAAGAATATGAGATTCCTTTTCCTGG GTCAAAATTAGTTGAAGTGAACTCTGTCCAGCCCAGTATTGCCAATTTTGGAAGATCCTTACTAGGTGGCTACTGTTCGTCTTATGTCCCTGACTTTGTTTTGCAAGGAATAGGAAGTGATGAAAAGCTGAGGCACTGTTTGGTGTCAGATTTGTCTCATGCTGTGCAG CATCCTGTTCTGGATGAACCGATTGCAGAAGCCGTCTGCATTATTGCAGACACGGACAAATGGACGGTGCAAGTGGCCAGCAGCCAGAGACGAATGATTGATAATAAGCTGGGAAAAGAAGTGTTAGTCTCGAGTCTCGTCTCCAACCTGCTTCATTCCACCCTTCAGCTTTACAAGCATAATTTATCTCCAAACTTT TGTGTTATGCACCTGGAAGATCGGCTGCAGGAGCTCTACTTCAAAAGCAAGATGCTGTCCGAGTATCTCAAGGGCCAGATGAGAGTTCACGTCAAGGAGCTGGGCGTGGTGCTGGG GATTGAATCCAGCGACCTCCCTTTACTGGCAGCTGTAGCAAGCACTCACTCTCCGTACGTTGCCCAGATACTACTTTAA
- the FNIP1 gene encoding folliculin-interacting protein 1 isoform X4: MPPTLFQKLFNKKHGLISPARDARDDCVFSWPLPEFDPSQIRLIVYQDCERRGRNVLFDSSAKRKIEDVSVSKLCSDAQVRVFGKCCQLKPGGDSSSSLDSSINSSSSFSDPKEQCPKYQGSRCSSDANMLGEMMFGSVAMSYKGSTLKIHQIRSPPQLMLSKVFTARTGSSIYGSLNTLQDSLEFINQDSNTLKPDHSTIMNGLLGNIVHSNPMDMPGREQNEDRDSGIARSASLSSLLITPFPSPGSSFNKSCASSYQRRWRRSQTTSLENGVFPRWSMDESFNLSDDSSGPSPGIVRKKKIAIGVIFSLSRDEDENNKFNEFFFSHFPLFESHMNKLKSAIEQAMKMSRRSADASQRSLAYNRIVDALNEFRTTICNLYTMPRIGEPVWLTMMSGTPEKNQLCHRFMKEFTFLMENASKNQFLPALLTAVLTNHLAWVPTVMPNGQPPIRIFLEKHSSQSVDMLAKTHPYNPLWAQLGDLYGAIGSPVRLAKTVVVGKRHDLVQRLLYFLTYFIRCSELQETHLLENGEDEAIVMPGTVITTTLEKGEVEESEYVLVTMHKNRGNLLPTESEEMRTPSCNCKYCKCPISLAQNIEGVSQQEREDAQNTPKVELESSSDENRTIVPDDCQEDVVDAKQPRPCLDTKLETVVCTGSASPEKRVVTESGLEPTGNMWRSEESLESGNQAVSVTRSPGIAVEKKPPDKLFCDAFPCSAAEAQTKVTFLIGDSMSPDSDIELRSQAVVEQIARHHSPPATEEGVSADQNCEAKQTVEDQNRDCGTAEPFPQVASEHQSWNPNPYNAESMSLFDEYFTDDSSIETRTIDDIPGQAATDLLAHNSSLEFSKKLCTKTSKPPSEFCKFMDSVRQETYKNCFNEQDQREKISIRVPHGDRENVEKKVAPGIDWDIPRNESSDSALGDSESEDTGHDLTRPSSNYYGAEQEDWAEEYEIPFPGSKLVEVNSVQPSIANFGRSLLGGYCSSYVPDFVLQGIGSDEKLRHCLVSDLSHAVQHPVLDEPIAEAVCIIADTDKWTVQVASSQRRMIDNKLGKEVLVSSLVSNLLHSTLQLYKHNLSPNFCVMHLEDRLQELYFKSKMLSEYLKGQMRVHVKELGVVLGIESSDLPLLAAVASTHSPYVAQILL, translated from the exons ctgGCCTTTGCCGGAATTTGACCCAAGTCAGATCCGACTGATTGTGTATCAGGACTGCGAAAGAAGAGGACGGAATGTCTTATTTGACTCCagtgctaaaagaaaaatagaggaTGTTTCGGTGTCG aaacTCTGCAGTGATGCTCAGGTGAGAGTTTTTGGGAAATGTTGCCAACTGAAGCCCGGAGGAGACAGCTCTTCTTCGTTGGATAGTTCAATCAATTCATCCTCCTCATTCTCTGATCCAAAAGAACAATGCCCAAAATACCAG ggttCTCGGTGCTCCTCAGATGCTAACATGCTTGGAGAGATGATGTTTGGCTCTGTGGCGATGAGCTACAAGGGCTCCACATTGAAAATTCACCAGATCcg CTCACCTCCTCAGCTCATGCTCAGCAAGGTTTTCACAGCTCGCACTGGAAGTAGCATCTACGGAAGCCTGAATAC GTTGCAGGACAGTCTTGAGTTCATTAATCAAGACAGCAATACATTAAAGCCTGACCACAGTACAATTATGAATGGACTTCTTGGGAATATAG TTCATAGCAACCCTATGGATATGCCTGGGAGGGAGCAGAATGAGGACAGAGACAGCGGTATAGCAAGATCTG CATCTCTTAGCAGTCTGCTCATCACTCCGTTTCCATCTCCGGGCTCTTCATTTAACAAAAGCTGTGCTAGCAGTTACCAGCGGCGTTGGCGTCGCAGTCAGACTACCAGCTTGGAGAATGGGGTCTTCCCTCGATG GTCCATGGATGAAAGCTTTAACTTGTCAGATGACAGCTCTGGTCCTAGCCCAGGAATtgttaggaagaaaaagatagCAATTGGAGTTATTTTTTCACTCTcgagagatgaagatgaaaacAACAAATTTAATGAGTTCTTCTTCTCACACTTTCCTCTTTTTGAGAGTCACATGAACAAACTGAAGAGTGCAATAGAACAG GCTATGAAAATGAGTCGTAGATCAGCTGATGCCAGTCAGCGGAGTTTGGCATATAACAGAATTGTTGATGCCCTTAATGAATTCAG aaCGACTATTTGCAATCTCTACACGATGCCACGGATTGGGGAGCCTGTCTGGCTTACTATGATGTCAGGGACACCAGAAAAGAACCAGCTTTGCCATCGCTTCATGAAGGAATTCACATTCTTGATGGAAAATGCTTCTAAAAACCA GTTTTTACCAGCTTTACTGACTGCAGTCCTGACTAACCACTTGGCCTGGGTCCCTACCGTCATGCCGAATGGCCAGCCGCCTATACGAATCTTCCTAGAAAAGCATTCTTCCCAGAGCGTGGACATGCTGGCCAAAACTCATCCATACAACCCGCTGTGGGCACAGCTCG GTGACCTCTATGGGGCTATTGGATCGCCTGTGAGATTAGCAAAAACAGTTGTGGTTGGCAAAAGGCATGACCTGGTACAGAGATTGCTTTATTTCCTTACTTACTTCATCAGATGCTCTGAACTTCAAGAGACGCATCTTTTAGAAAATGGGGAAGATGAAGCCATTGTCATGCCTGGAACTGTTATAACTACCACGCTGGAGAAAGGAGAAGTAGAAGAATCTGAGTATGTGCTTGTCACAATGCACAAGAACAGGGGCAACTTGCTGCCGACGGAATCTGAAGAAATGAGAACCCCTAGCTGTAACTGTAAATATTGCAAATGTCCGATTTCCCTTGCACAAAACATAGAAGGTGTTTCACAGCAAGAGAGAGAAGATGCACAAAACACTCCTAAGGTAGAGCTGGAATCCTCTTCAGATGAGAACAGAACTATTGTTCCTGATGATTGCCAGGAAGATGTTGTTGATGCTAAGCAACCGAGACCCTGCCTGGACACAAAACTAGAGACCGTGGTGTGCACAGGGTCAGCCTCACCAGAAAAACGTGTAGTGACGGAATCTGGTTTGGAGCCAACAGGAAACATGTGGAGGAGTGAAGAGTCACTGGAATCGGGCAACCAGGCGGTCAGTGTAACAAGGTCACCCGGTATAGCTGTGGAAAAGAAGCCGCCAGATAAGCTCTTCTGCGATGCGTTTCCTTGCAGTGCTGCCGAAGCTCAGACAAAGGTGACTTTCCTCATCGGAGATTCCATGTCACCCGATTCAGACATCGAACTCAGAAGTCAGGCAGTAGTGGAACAAATTGCTAGGCATCACAGCCCACCAGCAACGGAGGAAGGAGTGTCTGCTGATCAGAACTGTGAAGCTAAACAAACTGTTGAGGACCAAAATAGAGACTGTGGGACAGCTGAACCCTTTCCTCAAGTTGCTAGTGAGCATCAGAGCTGGAATCCAAATCCATACAATGCTGAGAGCATGAGTCTGTTTGATGAATATTTTACTGATGACAGTTCAATTGAAACCCGGACTATTGATGATATTCCAGGGCAAGCAGCTACAGACCTTCTTGCTCACAACAGTAGTTTAGAGTTTTCTAAAAAGCTGTGTACAAAGACTAGCAAACCACCTAGCGAGTTTTGTAAATTTATGGACTCTGTTCGACAAGAGACCTACAAAAACTGCTTTAATGAGCAGGACCAAAGAGAGAAAATCTCTATTCGCGTCCCCCATGGGGACAGAGAAAATGTAGAGAAAAAAGTCGCCCCGGGAATTGATTGGGACATTCCAAGAAATGAGAGTTCAGATAGTGCCCTGGGTGACAGCGAAAGTGAGGATACAGGTCATGATCTAACTAGACCAAGCAGTAACTATTATGGAGCAGAGCAAGAAGATTGGGCAGAAGAATATGAGATTCCTTTTCCTGG GTCAAAATTAGTTGAAGTGAACTCTGTCCAGCCCAGTATTGCCAATTTTGGAAGATCCTTACTAGGTGGCTACTGTTCGTCTTATGTCCCTGACTTTGTTTTGCAAGGAATAGGAAGTGATGAAAAGCTGAGGCACTGTTTGGTGTCAGATTTGTCTCATGCTGTGCAG CATCCTGTTCTGGATGAACCGATTGCAGAAGCCGTCTGCATTATTGCAGACACGGACAAATGGACGGTGCAAGTGGCCAGCAGCCAGAGACGAATGATTGATAATAAGCTGGGAAAAGAAGTGTTAGTCTCGAGTCTCGTCTCCAACCTGCTTCATTCCACCCTTCAGCTTTACAAGCATAATTTATCTCCAAACTTT TGTGTTATGCACCTGGAAGATCGGCTGCAGGAGCTCTACTTCAAAAGCAAGATGCTGTCCGAGTATCTCAAGGGCCAGATGAGAGTTCACGTCAAGGAGCTGGGCGTGGTGCTGGG GATTGAATCCAGCGACCTCCCTTTACTGGCAGCTGTAGCAAGCACTCACTCTCCGTACGTTGCCCAGATACTACTTTAA
- the FNIP1 gene encoding folliculin-interacting protein 1 isoform X5: protein MLGEMMFGSVAMSYKGSTLKIHQIRSPPQLMLSKVFTARTGSSIYGSLNTLQDSLEFINQDSNTLKPDHSTIMNGLLGNIGLSQLCSPRRAFSEQGPLRLIRSASFFAVHSNPMDMPGREQNEDRDSGIARSASLSSLLITPFPSPGSSFNKSCASSYQRRWRRSQTTSLENGVFPRWSMDESFNLSDDSSGPSPGIVRKKKIAIGVIFSLSRDEDENNKFNEFFFSHFPLFESHMNKLKSAIEQAMKMSRRSADASQRSLAYNRIVDALNEFRTTICNLYTMPRIGEPVWLTMMSGTPEKNQLCHRFMKEFTFLMENASKNQFLPALLTAVLTNHLAWVPTVMPNGQPPIRIFLEKHSSQSVDMLAKTHPYNPLWAQLGDLYGAIGSPVRLAKTVVVGKRHDLVQRLLYFLTYFIRCSELQETHLLENGEDEAIVMPGTVITTTLEKGEVEESEYVLVTMHKNRGNLLPTESEEMRTPSCNCKYCKCPISLAQNIEGVSQQEREDAQNTPKVELESSSDENRTIVPDDCQEDVVDAKQPRPCLDTKLETVVCTGSASPEKRVVTESGLEPTGNMWRSEESLESGNQAVSVTRSPGIAVEKKPPDKLFCDAFPCSAAEAQTKVTFLIGDSMSPDSDIELRSQAVVEQIARHHSPPATEEGVSADQNCEAKQTVEDQNRDCGTAEPFPQVASEHQSWNPNPYNAESMSLFDEYFTDDSSIETRTIDDIPGQAATDLLAHNSSLEFSKKLCTKTSKPPSEFCKFMDSVRQETYKNCFNEQDQREKISIRVPHGDRENVEKKVAPGIDWDIPRNESSDSALGDSESEDTGHDLTRPSSNYYGAEQEDWAEEYEIPFPGSKLVEVNSVQPSIANFGRSLLGGYCSSYVPDFVLQGIGSDEKLRHCLVSDLSHAVQHPVLDEPIAEAVCIIADTDKWTVQVASSQRRMIDNKLGKEVLVSSLVSNLLHSTLQLYKHNLSPNFCVMHLEDRLQELYFKSKMLSEYLKGQMRVHVKELGVVLGIESSDLPLLAAVASTHSPYVAQILL from the exons ATGCTTGGAGAGATGATGTTTGGCTCTGTGGCGATGAGCTACAAGGGCTCCACATTGAAAATTCACCAGATCcg CTCACCTCCTCAGCTCATGCTCAGCAAGGTTTTCACAGCTCGCACTGGAAGTAGCATCTACGGAAGCCTGAATAC GTTGCAGGACAGTCTTGAGTTCATTAATCAAGACAGCAATACATTAAAGCCTGACCACAGTACAATTATGAATGGACTTCTTGGGAATATAG GTCTTTCACAGCTTTGCAGCCCTAGGCGGGCATTCTCAGAGCAAGGTCCGCTCCGCCTGATCCGGAGCGCCTCTTTCTTTGCAG TTCATAGCAACCCTATGGATATGCCTGGGAGGGAGCAGAATGAGGACAGAGACAGCGGTATAGCAAGATCTG CATCTCTTAGCAGTCTGCTCATCACTCCGTTTCCATCTCCGGGCTCTTCATTTAACAAAAGCTGTGCTAGCAGTTACCAGCGGCGTTGGCGTCGCAGTCAGACTACCAGCTTGGAGAATGGGGTCTTCCCTCGATG GTCCATGGATGAAAGCTTTAACTTGTCAGATGACAGCTCTGGTCCTAGCCCAGGAATtgttaggaagaaaaagatagCAATTGGAGTTATTTTTTCACTCTcgagagatgaagatgaaaacAACAAATTTAATGAGTTCTTCTTCTCACACTTTCCTCTTTTTGAGAGTCACATGAACAAACTGAAGAGTGCAATAGAACAG GCTATGAAAATGAGTCGTAGATCAGCTGATGCCAGTCAGCGGAGTTTGGCATATAACAGAATTGTTGATGCCCTTAATGAATTCAG aaCGACTATTTGCAATCTCTACACGATGCCACGGATTGGGGAGCCTGTCTGGCTTACTATGATGTCAGGGACACCAGAAAAGAACCAGCTTTGCCATCGCTTCATGAAGGAATTCACATTCTTGATGGAAAATGCTTCTAAAAACCA GTTTTTACCAGCTTTACTGACTGCAGTCCTGACTAACCACTTGGCCTGGGTCCCTACCGTCATGCCGAATGGCCAGCCGCCTATACGAATCTTCCTAGAAAAGCATTCTTCCCAGAGCGTGGACATGCTGGCCAAAACTCATCCATACAACCCGCTGTGGGCACAGCTCG GTGACCTCTATGGGGCTATTGGATCGCCTGTGAGATTAGCAAAAACAGTTGTGGTTGGCAAAAGGCATGACCTGGTACAGAGATTGCTTTATTTCCTTACTTACTTCATCAGATGCTCTGAACTTCAAGAGACGCATCTTTTAGAAAATGGGGAAGATGAAGCCATTGTCATGCCTGGAACTGTTATAACTACCACGCTGGAGAAAGGAGAAGTAGAAGAATCTGAGTATGTGCTTGTCACAATGCACAAGAACAGGGGCAACTTGCTGCCGACGGAATCTGAAGAAATGAGAACCCCTAGCTGTAACTGTAAATATTGCAAATGTCCGATTTCCCTTGCACAAAACATAGAAGGTGTTTCACAGCAAGAGAGAGAAGATGCACAAAACACTCCTAAGGTAGAGCTGGAATCCTCTTCAGATGAGAACAGAACTATTGTTCCTGATGATTGCCAGGAAGATGTTGTTGATGCTAAGCAACCGAGACCCTGCCTGGACACAAAACTAGAGACCGTGGTGTGCACAGGGTCAGCCTCACCAGAAAAACGTGTAGTGACGGAATCTGGTTTGGAGCCAACAGGAAACATGTGGAGGAGTGAAGAGTCACTGGAATCGGGCAACCAGGCGGTCAGTGTAACAAGGTCACCCGGTATAGCTGTGGAAAAGAAGCCGCCAGATAAGCTCTTCTGCGATGCGTTTCCTTGCAGTGCTGCCGAAGCTCAGACAAAGGTGACTTTCCTCATCGGAGATTCCATGTCACCCGATTCAGACATCGAACTCAGAAGTCAGGCAGTAGTGGAACAAATTGCTAGGCATCACAGCCCACCAGCAACGGAGGAAGGAGTGTCTGCTGATCAGAACTGTGAAGCTAAACAAACTGTTGAGGACCAAAATAGAGACTGTGGGACAGCTGAACCCTTTCCTCAAGTTGCTAGTGAGCATCAGAGCTGGAATCCAAATCCATACAATGCTGAGAGCATGAGTCTGTTTGATGAATATTTTACTGATGACAGTTCAATTGAAACCCGGACTATTGATGATATTCCAGGGCAAGCAGCTACAGACCTTCTTGCTCACAACAGTAGTTTAGAGTTTTCTAAAAAGCTGTGTACAAAGACTAGCAAACCACCTAGCGAGTTTTGTAAATTTATGGACTCTGTTCGACAAGAGACCTACAAAAACTGCTTTAATGAGCAGGACCAAAGAGAGAAAATCTCTATTCGCGTCCCCCATGGGGACAGAGAAAATGTAGAGAAAAAAGTCGCCCCGGGAATTGATTGGGACATTCCAAGAAATGAGAGTTCAGATAGTGCCCTGGGTGACAGCGAAAGTGAGGATACAGGTCATGATCTAACTAGACCAAGCAGTAACTATTATGGAGCAGAGCAAGAAGATTGGGCAGAAGAATATGAGATTCCTTTTCCTGG GTCAAAATTAGTTGAAGTGAACTCTGTCCAGCCCAGTATTGCCAATTTTGGAAGATCCTTACTAGGTGGCTACTGTTCGTCTTATGTCCCTGACTTTGTTTTGCAAGGAATAGGAAGTGATGAAAAGCTGAGGCACTGTTTGGTGTCAGATTTGTCTCATGCTGTGCAG CATCCTGTTCTGGATGAACCGATTGCAGAAGCCGTCTGCATTATTGCAGACACGGACAAATGGACGGTGCAAGTGGCCAGCAGCCAGAGACGAATGATTGATAATAAGCTGGGAAAAGAAGTGTTAGTCTCGAGTCTCGTCTCCAACCTGCTTCATTCCACCCTTCAGCTTTACAAGCATAATTTATCTCCAAACTTT TGTGTTATGCACCTGGAAGATCGGCTGCAGGAGCTCTACTTCAAAAGCAAGATGCTGTCCGAGTATCTCAAGGGCCAGATGAGAGTTCACGTCAAGGAGCTGGGCGTGGTGCTGGG GATTGAATCCAGCGACCTCCCTTTACTGGCAGCTGTAGCAAGCACTCACTCTCCGTACGTTGCCCAGATACTACTTTAA